A part of Nocardioides sp. WS12 genomic DNA contains:
- a CDS encoding MFS transporter has product MPRKSLILFSVCLATLTINMSAMIVNIALPTLAVELDATTKDLLWIVDGYNLAFAALVLAMGSLSDRFGRRPALIIGLVGFAASNGAAALADSSGSLIAIRFVMGAFAALIFPTTLSIIANTFTERRERATALGVWGAAVGVGVALGPVGGGFLVTHFSWHSVFWALVPVSLAAAALAVAFVPESRDPSVPRIDRPGFVISVAAVGSLTWTIIEAPEHGWSSGLILTGFGVAAALVGLFVLVERAVAEPMIDVTLFLDRRFSAACGAVTIAFFALFGFIFLITQFFQFVRDYSALDTGLRFLPVAGSIAVASLVGGRLAPLIGTKAVVASGLALLGSAFLWISGLTVDVSYATVVVPQMVMLGLGIGLVSTAATESIMQVLPPSRAGVGSAVNDATRELGGTLGVAVVGSLFASAYADGLRPALEGRVDATHVERALESVGYADAVATRVPGIASAVDAAFLDGLAFGCVVVGILCIAGAVAALAALPGRGFVPPGGYETDKVPDGLDGRSLATWS; this is encoded by the coding sequence GTGCCACGCAAGTCCCTGATTCTCTTCTCGGTGTGCCTTGCGACGCTCACGATCAACATGAGCGCGATGATCGTGAACATCGCGCTGCCGACGTTGGCGGTCGAACTCGACGCCACGACGAAGGACCTGCTCTGGATCGTCGACGGCTACAACCTGGCGTTCGCGGCCCTGGTCCTGGCCATGGGCAGCCTCTCGGACCGGTTCGGACGCCGTCCGGCCCTGATCATCGGCCTCGTGGGATTCGCTGCGAGCAACGGTGCTGCGGCGCTCGCGGACAGCAGCGGGTCGCTCATCGCGATCCGGTTCGTCATGGGCGCCTTCGCGGCTCTCATCTTCCCGACCACCTTGTCGATCATCGCGAACACCTTCACCGAGCGGCGCGAGCGCGCCACCGCGCTGGGCGTGTGGGGAGCGGCCGTGGGGGTCGGAGTCGCGCTCGGCCCCGTGGGCGGCGGGTTCCTGGTGACCCACTTCAGCTGGCACAGCGTGTTCTGGGCGCTGGTGCCGGTCAGCCTCGCCGCAGCGGCTCTGGCCGTCGCGTTCGTGCCCGAGTCCCGCGACCCGTCCGTGCCACGGATCGACCGTCCCGGGTTCGTGATCTCGGTGGCGGCCGTCGGGAGCCTGACGTGGACGATCATCGAGGCGCCCGAGCACGGCTGGAGCAGTGGCCTGATCCTCACGGGCTTCGGAGTGGCGGCCGCGCTCGTCGGCCTGTTCGTGCTCGTCGAGCGAGCGGTCGCCGAGCCCATGATCGATGTGACCCTGTTCCTGGATCGGCGTTTCAGCGCGGCCTGCGGCGCGGTCACCATCGCCTTCTTCGCGCTCTTCGGCTTCATCTTCCTGATCACGCAGTTCTTCCAGTTCGTGCGTGACTACTCCGCCCTCGACACGGGCCTGCGGTTCCTCCCGGTGGCCGGATCCATCGCCGTCGCGTCCCTGGTCGGCGGTCGGCTCGCTCCGCTGATCGGGACCAAGGCGGTCGTCGCCTCCGGGCTGGCCCTGCTGGGCTCCGCGTTCCTCTGGATCTCCGGTCTGACGGTCGACGTCTCCTACGCCACGGTCGTCGTACCCCAGATGGTGATGCTGGGCCTGGGGATCGGCCTGGTCAGCACCGCGGCGACCGAGTCGATCATGCAGGTGCTGCCACCCTCGCGGGCCGGGGTCGGATCGGCCGTCAACGACGCCACGCGTGAGCTCGGTGGCACGCTCGGCGTCGCGGTCGTCGGCTCGTTGTTCGCGTCCGCCTACGCCGATGGGCTCCGACCGGCGCTCGAGGGGCGGGTGGATGCCACCCATGTCGAAAGGGCTCTCGAGTCGGTCGGCTACGCCGACGCGGTCGCAACGCGCGTGCCCGGCATCGCGAGCGCCGTCGACGCTGCGTTCCTCGATGGACTGGCGTTCGGCTGTGTCGTGGTGGGCATCCTCTGCATCGCGGGGGCAGTCGCGGCACTGGCAGCGCTGCCGGGACGGGGCTTCGTGCCGCCCGGCGGGTACGAGACGGACAAGGTCCCGGACGGGCTGGATGGTCGTAGTCTCGCGACATGGTCCTGA
- a CDS encoding helix-turn-helix domain-containing protein: MVLNTDGSAGVPEALVSELRRTATELLGNVSTHADEMLAYIVERIPEASADDDLRGLTLGSCSSNLEAALSMVRHGIDVSAATAPVTALEHARAMAARGYSVDVMLRFYRVGHSYFSERILAAISDLVVDRTLALAVVADLQRYAFAYTDRIASEVAAEYVAELDRMQNRARAARTDAVRALIAGDQLDLGHAERALSHRLTGWQTAFVCRAEHDDSDLARVGALVGAHLGSTHPLLVPDGVRALWGWVSTTHAPAVAAADLVPLADQVPGKVRISIGTPAQGPGGFRDSHAQAQRGARIVELSGRGDPVTSYADVALVDAMSGDLDIARDFVANELRALAAVGPREDEERRALLAVLDAQGGLAAAAETLGIHRNTVLQRMRRAEERRGRPATERVAELHAALRLVHVLGRVVLPQ, from the coding sequence ATGGTCCTGAATACGGACGGGTCGGCCGGCGTTCCCGAGGCGCTGGTGTCTGAGCTGCGCCGTACCGCCACGGAGCTGCTGGGGAACGTGTCGACGCACGCCGACGAGATGCTTGCGTACATCGTCGAACGGATCCCGGAGGCCAGTGCGGACGACGACCTCCGTGGTCTGACCCTCGGGTCGTGCTCATCGAACCTCGAGGCGGCGCTGTCGATGGTTCGCCATGGCATCGACGTGAGCGCCGCGACCGCGCCGGTCACCGCCCTCGAGCATGCGCGCGCGATGGCGGCCCGTGGCTACAGCGTCGATGTGATGCTGCGCTTCTACCGCGTCGGGCACAGCTATTTCAGCGAGCGCATCCTGGCGGCGATCTCCGACCTGGTGGTCGATCGGACCCTCGCCCTCGCGGTGGTCGCCGACCTGCAGCGCTACGCCTTCGCCTACACCGACCGCATCGCCAGCGAGGTCGCTGCCGAGTACGTCGCCGAGCTCGACCGCATGCAGAACCGCGCCCGCGCGGCCCGGACCGATGCGGTCCGCGCCCTGATCGCTGGCGACCAGCTCGACCTCGGGCACGCCGAACGCGCCTTGTCGCACCGGCTCACCGGATGGCAGACCGCCTTCGTCTGCCGCGCCGAGCATGACGACTCCGACCTGGCGCGCGTGGGGGCGTTGGTCGGCGCCCACCTGGGTTCGACCCATCCGCTCCTCGTGCCGGACGGGGTCCGGGCGTTGTGGGGCTGGGTCTCCACGACGCACGCTCCCGCGGTGGCCGCGGCGGACCTCGTGCCCCTGGCCGACCAGGTCCCCGGGAAGGTCCGGATCTCCATCGGTACGCCGGCGCAGGGTCCAGGCGGCTTTCGTGACTCCCACGCCCAGGCCCAGCGGGGCGCCCGCATCGTCGAGCTCTCGGGCCGCGGAGATCCGGTGACGTCGTACGCCGACGTCGCACTCGTCGACGCGATGAGCGGGGACCTCGACATCGCCCGTGACTTCGTCGCGAACGAACTGCGCGCACTGGCCGCCGTGGGGCCGCGCGAGGACGAGGAGCGGCGGGCCCTGCTGGCCGTGCTCGACGCACAAGGAGGGCTGGCGGCCGCCGCGGAGACGCTGGGGATTCACCGCAACACCGTGCTGCAACGCATGCGTCGGGCCGAGGAGCGTCGAGGGCGCCCTGCGACGGAGAGGGTCGCCGAACTTCACGCCGCGCTACGGCTCGTTCACGTGCTCGGTCGGGTCGTACTCCCTCAGTAA
- a CDS encoding fatty acid desaturase: MSATTAQPAPAATRHALPDPGERVPTISWPVVGIFFGAIATFVFSTWAAVTDTLTALLTVPLSAAAIFVLFTVLHDAAHYSVSTHRWVNVAFGRVAMLFVSPLISFKSFAFIHIEHHRNTNDGENDPDHFVSGAPVWQLPFRFPLMDFPYLGFLVRNVRRRPLAEVLETAFLMATTVAVIVACALTGHLWMFAVLYLIPERIAMFVLAWWFDWLPHHDLEDTQQENRYRATRNRVGSEWVLTPLLLSQNYHLVHHLHPSIPFHRYVATWRRNEEAYLERDAAIGTVFGQQLDADEYRDWKRLNGKLARLLPVRVPKRSSAHAAMFHPVPVASVDRLTDDSVLIRFDVPDDLCEEFAFEAGQHVTVRTDLGGQGVRRNYSICSSAISDPLAIAVKHIPGGAFSTFAMEQLRAGDTLELMTPTGSFGTPLSPLATKNYVAVVAGSGITPALSILQTTLAVETESRFTLVYGNRDADSTMFREELEVIEARYADRLEIIHVRSRDPHHPEHLRGRIDRPKLEQLLASDLAAPVDEWFLCGPVEMVTDLRNLLLERGTKPDRVHVELFHGFQKPRVADGFAPAKVTVSLRAQQHEVSLAAGDTVLESALKAGLEAPYACLGGACGTCKAKVLLGSVAMEQNFALSPAVVEAGYVLTCQSHPTSEEVHVDYDA, encoded by the coding sequence ATGTCAGCAACGACCGCGCAACCCGCACCCGCAGCGACTCGTCATGCGCTTCCCGACCCGGGCGAGCGGGTCCCGACGATCTCGTGGCCCGTGGTCGGCATCTTCTTCGGCGCCATCGCGACCTTCGTGTTCTCCACGTGGGCGGCGGTGACCGACACGCTGACGGCGCTGCTGACGGTGCCGCTCAGCGCAGCCGCGATCTTCGTGCTGTTCACGGTGCTGCACGACGCGGCGCACTACTCGGTGAGCACACATCGCTGGGTGAACGTGGCCTTCGGTCGGGTCGCGATGCTGTTCGTCTCGCCGCTGATCTCGTTCAAGTCGTTCGCGTTCATCCACATCGAGCACCACCGCAACACCAATGACGGCGAGAACGACCCGGACCACTTCGTCAGCGGCGCTCCCGTGTGGCAGCTTCCGTTCCGCTTCCCGCTGATGGATTTCCCGTACCTGGGATTCCTGGTGCGCAACGTGCGGCGCCGTCCGCTTGCCGAGGTTCTGGAGACCGCGTTCCTGATGGCGACCACGGTCGCGGTGATCGTCGCTTGCGCGCTCACTGGCCACCTGTGGATGTTTGCGGTGCTGTATCTGATCCCCGAGCGAATCGCCATGTTCGTCCTGGCCTGGTGGTTCGACTGGTTGCCGCACCACGACCTCGAGGACACCCAGCAGGAGAACCGTTACCGCGCCACCCGCAACCGCGTGGGCTCCGAATGGGTTCTCACGCCGCTGCTCCTCTCGCAGAACTATCACCTCGTCCATCACCTGCACCCGTCGATCCCGTTCCACCGGTACGTCGCGACCTGGCGGCGCAATGAAGAGGCCTACCTGGAGCGGGATGCCGCGATCGGCACCGTCTTCGGCCAGCAGCTCGACGCCGACGAGTACCGCGACTGGAAGCGACTGAACGGCAAGCTGGCCCGACTCCTGCCCGTGCGGGTGCCGAAGCGATCTTCTGCCCACGCCGCGATGTTCCACCCGGTCCCGGTCGCCAGCGTTGACCGGTTGACCGATGACAGCGTGCTGATCCGTTTCGACGTTCCCGACGACCTGTGTGAGGAGTTCGCTTTCGAGGCAGGTCAGCACGTCACCGTCCGCACCGACCTCGGCGGCCAGGGCGTACGGCGGAACTACTCCATCTGCTCGTCGGCCATCTCCGACCCCCTCGCCATCGCGGTCAAGCACATCCCCGGCGGTGCCTTCTCGACCTTTGCCATGGAGCAGCTCCGTGCTGGCGACACCCTCGAGTTGATGACACCCACCGGGTCGTTCGGCACGCCGCTCAGCCCGCTGGCCACGAAGAACTACGTGGCGGTGGTTGCCGGGAGCGGCATCACCCCCGCACTGTCGATCCTGCAGACGACCCTTGCCGTCGAGACCGAGAGCCGCTTCACCCTCGTCTACGGCAACCGGGACGCCGACAGCACCATGTTCCGCGAGGAGCTCGAGGTCATCGAAGCCCGCTACGCCGACCGGCTCGAGATCATCCACGTCCGCTCTCGCGACCCGCATCACCCCGAGCACCTCCGCGGTCGCATCGATCGCCCGAAGCTCGAGCAGCTGCTCGCCTCTGACCTGGCCGCACCGGTGGACGAGTGGTTCCTGTGTGGACCGGTCGAGATGGTGACCGACCTTCGCAACCTGCTCCTCGAGCGCGGCACCAAGCCGGACCGTGTCCACGTGGAGCTCTTCCATGGCTTCCAGAAGCCCAGGGTTGCCGACGGCTTCGCCCCGGCGAAGGTCACGGTCAGCCTGCGTGCCCAGCAGCACGAGGTCTCACTCGCCGCGGGCGACACCGTCCTGGAATCAGCGCTGAAGGCTGGCCTCGAGGCGCCGTACGCCTGCCTCGGTGGGGCGTGCGGCACCTGCAAGGCGAAGGTGCTCCTGGGCTCGGTCGCGATGGAACAGAACTTCGCGCTCTCGCCGGCCGTCGTGGAAGCCGGCTACGTCCTCACCTGCCAGTCCCACCCCACCAGCGAAGAGGTCCACGTTGACTACGACGCCTGA
- a CDS encoding methyltransferase, translating to MTTTPEVPVLGVARPVPRYARIVRGLQQRLVLDMPGGPRVVTFATVINFQKCHGMFRFVRHPNYTGEMMIYLGFALLVWHWLPFVVLAWVWGGLFASNMMAKEASMSRHPEWAAYKARTRRVIPHVL from the coding sequence TTGACTACGACGCCTGAAGTGCCGGTGCTGGGTGTGGCGCGACCGGTTCCACGCTACGCACGAATCGTCCGGGGGCTGCAGCAGCGCCTGGTGCTCGACATGCCCGGCGGACCACGCGTGGTCACCTTCGCGACGGTGATCAACTTCCAGAAGTGCCACGGCATGTTCCGTTTCGTTCGCCACCCCAACTACACCGGCGAGATGATGATCTACCTCGGCTTCGCCCTGCTGGTCTGGCACTGGCTGCCGTTCGTCGTACTGGCATGGGTGTGGGGTGGCCTCTTCGCCTCGAACATGATGGCCAAGGAAGCGAGCATGAGCCGTCATCCCGAGTGGGCGGCCTACAAGGCACGCACGCGGCGAGTCATTCCCCACGTCTTGTGA
- a CDS encoding helix-turn-helix domain-containing protein, producing MTVRLTGRLAQRGDVALGDRCPIDRTLQVIGNRTTLLLLREVFYGAGRFDALVKRVGVTEAVAAQRLRQLVDAGVLTKEPYREPGQRTRHAYALTESGHDLLPVVLSLLQWGDSHTRGGGPAVTHANCGEPVRVEVRCAAGHAVAEDDVVVGSGR from the coding sequence ATGACTGTTCGTCTGACCGGCCGGCTCGCACAGCGCGGAGACGTCGCGCTGGGCGATCGCTGTCCCATCGACCGCACACTCCAAGTGATCGGCAACCGCACCACGCTGCTGCTGCTGCGCGAGGTCTTCTACGGCGCCGGGCGCTTCGACGCACTCGTCAAACGCGTCGGCGTGACGGAGGCCGTGGCTGCGCAGCGGTTGCGCCAGCTCGTCGATGCGGGAGTCCTGACCAAGGAGCCGTACCGCGAGCCCGGCCAGCGCACCAGGCACGCCTACGCACTGACCGAGTCCGGACACGACCTGCTTCCCGTCGTGCTGTCGCTGCTGCAGTGGGGCGACTCGCACACCCGCGGCGGCGGACCCGCGGTCACCCATGCCAACTGCGGCGAGCCGGTGCGGGTTGAGGTCCGATGCGCAGCCGGTCACGCCGTTGCCGAGGATGACGTGGTCGTCGGCTCCGGCCGCTGA
- a CDS encoding MFS transporter has translation MAIQSQRIVTAVLIGAAFLAGVDLFIVNVAFDEIGSDFAGTNLSELSWILNAYAVVYAALLVPMGRLADRAGQKRGFVAGMILFIVASLACGFAPGIWWLVGFRVLQAVGAAAMTPASLGLLLAAVAPDKRASAARLWAMTGAVAAALGPALGGGLVQLSWQWAFWINLPIGLVLVYGAVRYVPDVRHNEGTPLPDLTGAAVLVVAVGGLVLGLVQAGDWGWTSVRVLGAFAVSVVATAVFARRTARHPSPIIAPALLAVPAFRWASLATLVFNTGFGAALLGAILWLQLAWEYDALQTGLAIALGPLAVPITSVLAHRLFPRARPGHMIAAGSLLFAGSALWQAFALSPTPAYWTTFLPAWVLGGIGVGLAMPNLLAAAAATLPPAQSSTGGGVVTMARQVGLVLGVSMLVTIVGGADREAAFTHAWYAVAACMLVSAATALRLSGVTTVGEAQATTGHAASSGGDPRGAARR, from the coding sequence ATGGCAATCCAGAGTCAGCGGATCGTGACCGCAGTACTGATCGGTGCGGCGTTCCTTGCCGGCGTCGACCTCTTCATCGTCAACGTCGCCTTCGACGAGATCGGCAGCGACTTCGCCGGCACGAACCTCTCCGAGCTGAGCTGGATCCTCAACGCCTACGCCGTCGTGTACGCCGCGCTGCTCGTCCCGATGGGCAGACTGGCGGATCGCGCGGGACAGAAGCGCGGGTTCGTGGCCGGAATGATCCTGTTCATCGTGGCCAGCCTGGCCTGTGGCTTCGCGCCGGGGATCTGGTGGCTGGTGGGCTTCCGCGTGCTCCAGGCTGTTGGAGCGGCCGCGATGACGCCGGCGAGCCTTGGCCTGCTGCTCGCTGCGGTGGCGCCGGACAAGCGGGCATCGGCGGCACGGCTCTGGGCCATGACCGGCGCGGTTGCTGCGGCCCTCGGCCCGGCGCTGGGCGGGGGACTGGTCCAGTTGTCGTGGCAGTGGGCGTTCTGGATCAACCTCCCGATCGGGCTGGTGCTGGTGTACGGCGCGGTGCGCTACGTCCCCGACGTGCGGCACAACGAAGGCACGCCGCTGCCCGACCTGACGGGCGCCGCGGTGCTCGTGGTTGCCGTGGGTGGGCTGGTTCTCGGCCTCGTCCAGGCAGGCGACTGGGGATGGACCTCGGTGCGCGTGCTGGGTGCCTTCGCGGTGTCCGTCGTCGCCACGGCGGTCTTTGCCCGGCGCACCGCGCGGCATCCGTCGCCGATCATCGCGCCGGCCCTGCTCGCCGTGCCCGCCTTCCGGTGGGCCAGCCTGGCCACGCTGGTCTTCAACACGGGCTTCGGCGCTGCACTGCTCGGCGCGATCCTCTGGCTGCAGCTCGCCTGGGAGTACGACGCGTTGCAGACCGGGCTGGCGATTGCGCTCGGCCCGCTCGCCGTGCCGATCACTTCGGTCCTCGCGCACCGACTGTTCCCCCGTGCGCGACCCGGCCACATGATCGCGGCCGGCAGCCTTCTCTTCGCGGGGTCGGCGTTGTGGCAGGCGTTCGCACTCAGTCCGACGCCGGCGTACTGGACGACGTTCTTGCCCGCCTGGGTGCTCGGCGGCATCGGTGTCGGGCTGGCCATGCCGAACCTGCTGGCTGCGGCGGCTGCAACCCTGCCGCCCGCTCAGTCCTCCACGGGAGGCGGAGTCGTGACGATGGCCCGTCAGGTCGGCCTGGTCCTCGGCGTCAGCATGCTGGTGACGATCGTCGGCGGGGCCGATCGTGAAGCAGCCTTCACTCACGCCTGGTACGCCGTCGCCGCTTGCATGCTGGTGTCCGCGGCCACCGCTCTCCGGCTGTCCGGCGTCACGACGGTCGGCGAGGCGCAGGCGACGACTGGGCACGCAGCATCGTCCGGGGGAGACCCGCGGGGGGCCGCGAGGCGCTAG
- a CDS encoding MMPL family transporter encodes MFDRLARLTWRHPKKVLLAAFGFVLVAGFFGHDVEHHLKAAGFTDPSSESEQAGDVLSDALGYTAQPGLVVLLRDPDGGPIDLASPEILAEVDRLADALRQSSYVGNVVNPLDDPAAAPGLIPADQQSIALPAQLATSDLEDKGGLADESVRKNVTSDLLDVGYGGYAPSFNEVNDQTRKDLQNAELIAFPLLGILLLIVFRSVVAAFVPLLLGALSIIGTLFALRIMAGLVDTSLFALNIATALSLGLAVDYALLIVSRHREETAEHGYTEEAHRRTVASAGRTAVFSGLTVAGAMAALVVMPQRFLYSVGAAGAVVGVLSAAMAVIVVPALLAVLGPRINALSIRRGPAISDTSTRWLRVARAVMKRPVLVAVATTVVLVALAAPLLGTHLTGPSAQAVPPGQQSYEVNAYLDDHYDRAVTEGLSLTVDGPATDAELEGLRQQIAGVAHVAETIPPFVRVSDTVAYTIGAFEGPALSARSQDALREVRELAAPEGARLLTAGNTASFVDEKESLVANAPLTIGLVIVLTVGLLFLLTGSVLLPLKTLLMNAMTLAASLGILVIVFEHKFLVGVLDYPGPYAVEVTSLVFLFAVAFALATDYAVLVMARVKELRDGGMSNEDAVAHGVAKTGRIISAAALMIAVVFAAFAVSPVFFMKQIAVGMALGVIIDATIVRALLVPSLMRLLGEANWWAPGPLRRLHDRFGLKDG; translated from the coding sequence GTGTTCGATCGCCTCGCACGCCTGACCTGGCGGCACCCGAAGAAGGTCCTGCTGGCCGCGTTCGGCTTCGTACTGGTCGCCGGGTTCTTCGGGCACGACGTCGAGCACCACCTCAAGGCGGCCGGGTTCACCGATCCGTCCTCCGAGAGCGAGCAGGCAGGCGACGTGCTGTCCGATGCCCTCGGCTACACCGCACAGCCCGGGCTCGTCGTCCTGCTCCGGGACCCCGACGGCGGGCCGATCGACCTGGCCTCGCCCGAGATCCTCGCGGAGGTCGACCGGCTGGCGGACGCGCTGCGGCAGTCGTCGTACGTCGGGAACGTGGTGAACCCGCTCGACGATCCCGCGGCGGCTCCGGGCCTGATCCCTGCCGACCAGCAGTCCATCGCGCTGCCCGCCCAGCTCGCGACGAGCGACCTCGAGGACAAGGGCGGGCTGGCTGACGAGTCGGTGCGCAAGAACGTCACCTCCGATCTCCTCGATGTCGGGTACGGCGGCTACGCACCCAGCTTCAACGAGGTCAACGACCAGACCCGCAAGGACCTCCAGAACGCCGAACTGATCGCGTTCCCGCTGCTCGGGATCCTGTTGCTGATCGTCTTCCGCAGCGTGGTCGCAGCCTTCGTCCCGCTGCTCCTCGGCGCGCTGTCGATCATCGGAACGCTGTTCGCGCTGCGGATCATGGCGGGCCTCGTCGACACGTCCCTCTTCGCCCTCAACATCGCGACGGCACTGAGCCTCGGTCTGGCGGTCGACTACGCGCTCCTCATCGTGTCGCGCCATCGCGAGGAAACTGCCGAACACGGCTACACCGAGGAAGCGCACCGACGCACCGTCGCCTCAGCCGGTCGTACGGCGGTGTTCTCGGGCCTCACCGTCGCCGGCGCGATGGCCGCGCTCGTCGTGATGCCGCAGCGCTTTCTCTACTCGGTGGGCGCAGCCGGGGCCGTGGTTGGTGTGCTGTCGGCCGCGATGGCCGTGATCGTCGTACCCGCCCTGCTGGCGGTGCTGGGCCCGCGGATCAACGCGCTGTCGATCCGCCGCGGACCTGCCATCTCCGACACGTCGACCCGCTGGCTTCGGGTCGCGAGGGCGGTGATGAAGCGGCCGGTGCTGGTGGCGGTCGCGACGACCGTCGTCCTGGTCGCCCTGGCCGCACCGTTGCTCGGCACCCATCTCACCGGCCCGAGCGCGCAGGCCGTGCCGCCGGGACAGCAGTCCTACGAGGTCAATGCGTATCTGGATGACCACTACGACAGGGCCGTGACCGAGGGCCTGTCACTGACCGTGGACGGTCCGGCGACCGACGCGGAACTCGAAGGACTCCGCCAGCAGATCGCCGGGGTCGCGCATGTCGCCGAAACGATCCCGCCGTTCGTACGGGTCTCGGACACGGTGGCCTACACGATCGGAGCCTTCGAGGGACCGGCCCTGTCCGCCCGATCACAGGACGCGCTGAGAGAGGTGCGGGAACTGGCCGCACCGGAAGGCGCCCGACTCCTCACGGCCGGCAACACGGCCAGCTTCGTCGACGAGAAGGAGAGCCTGGTCGCCAATGCACCGTTGACGATCGGTCTGGTCATCGTGCTCACGGTCGGCCTGTTGTTCCTGCTGACCGGGTCGGTCCTGCTGCCGTTGAAGACGTTGTTGATGAACGCGATGACCCTGGCGGCGTCCCTCGGGATCCTGGTGATCGTCTTCGAGCACAAGTTCCTCGTCGGAGTCCTCGACTACCCGGGGCCGTACGCCGTCGAGGTCACCAGCCTGGTCTTCCTGTTCGCCGTCGCGTTCGCGCTCGCAACGGACTACGCCGTCCTGGTGATGGCGCGGGTCAAGGAACTGCGCGACGGCGGGATGTCCAACGAGGACGCCGTCGCCCACGGTGTCGCGAAGACGGGGCGGATCATCAGCGCCGCGGCCCTGATGATCGCGGTCGTGTTTGCGGCCTTCGCCGTCAGCCCGGTCTTCTTCATGAAGCAGATCGCGGTGGGCATGGCGCTCGGCGTGATCATCGACGCGACCATCGTGCGCGCCCTGCTGGTGCCGTCGCTGATGCGGTTGCTGGGGGAGGCGAACTGGTGGGCACCCGGTCCGCTCCGCCGGCTGCACGATCGATTCGGCCTCAAGGACGGATGA
- a CDS encoding CsbD family protein: MGFDDDVRNKAEDLKGRAKEAAGSATDNDDLKAEGQADQAKAGIKGKIDDVKDKVKDKVDDIL, encoded by the coding sequence ATGGGTTTCGACGACGATGTCCGGAACAAGGCAGAGGACCTGAAGGGGCGCGCCAAGGAGGCGGCCGGTTCAGCGACGGACAACGACGACCTGAAGGCAGAGGGCCAGGCCGACCAGGCCAAGGCCGGCATCAAGGGCAAGATCGACGACGTCAAGGACAAGGTCAAGGACAAGGTCGACGACATCCTCTGA
- a CDS encoding DUF5709 domain-containing protein, which translates to MSDESGQLQPHEPLDDRGVDDVLDEGYSPPERLRGSTAKGVTAREELEGETIEERLRQEEPEADVDLDQMEDDPSLPGEVGDQRAGRLVAPADGAAGDIEQDWVARDVGIDGAGASAEEAAMHITDGPD; encoded by the coding sequence ATGAGCGACGAAAGCGGACAACTTCAGCCCCACGAGCCCCTGGACGACCGCGGCGTCGATGACGTCCTGGACGAGGGGTACTCACCGCCCGAGCGACTGCGCGGCTCGACGGCCAAAGGGGTGACCGCCCGCGAGGAGCTCGAGGGCGAAACCATCGAGGAGCGACTTCGTCAGGAGGAGCCCGAGGCGGACGTCGACCTCGATCAGATGGAGGACGACCCGTCGTTGCCCGGCGAGGTCGGTGATCAACGGGCGGGTCGGCTCGTGGCTCCCGCCGACGGAGCGGCAGGCGACATCGAGCAGGACTGGGTGGCGCGCGATGTCGGGATCGACGGTGCGGGCGCCAGTGCCGAGGAAGCGGCGATGCACATCACGGACGGCCCGGACTGA
- a CDS encoding TetR/AcrR family transcriptional regulator, with amino-acid sequence MAGTRHAHTRKPPQQQRSEEMVDRIIDAGARILLRYGYDGASTNKIASEAGVSPGSLYYYFSDKDGVLRAVLDRFLKNLGTAVTTRTSGATKLDRAAFIAAADTLITLLEENRRYLEVLINEAPRLVSPDSRESVEQRLHDHMRLGFLLAGSTLTGAELEARCWLATQLCLAVPVKYVLTHGPIPRDLFLEGLADQVDALAGLA; translated from the coding sequence ATGGCCGGGACACGCCACGCCCACACTCGTAAACCGCCGCAACAGCAGCGTTCCGAGGAGATGGTCGACCGCATCATTGATGCAGGTGCTCGCATTCTGCTCAGGTACGGATACGACGGCGCTTCCACCAACAAGATCGCCAGCGAAGCAGGGGTCAGCCCCGGGTCGCTCTACTACTACTTCAGCGACAAGGACGGCGTGCTGCGCGCCGTCCTCGACCGCTTCCTCAAGAACCTCGGCACGGCCGTCACCACACGTACCAGCGGGGCAACAAAGCTCGACCGCGCGGCGTTCATCGCCGCCGCCGACACCCTGATCACCCTCCTCGAGGAGAACCGCCGCTACCTCGAGGTGCTCATCAACGAAGCACCCCGGCTGGTCTCCCCCGACTCCCGGGAAAGTGTCGAGCAGCGACTGCACGACCACATGCGACTCGGATTCCTGCTCGCCGGTTCGACCCTCACCGGGGCCGAGCTCGAAGCGCGCTGCTGGCTGGCCACGCAACTGTGCCTGGCCGTTCCGGTGAAGTACGTCCTGACCCACGGACCGATCCCGCGGGACCTGTTCCTGGAGGGCCTGGCCGACCAGGTCGACGCGCTCGCTGGACTCGCCTAG